Proteins from a genomic interval of Clostridium scatologenes:
- a CDS encoding NfeD family protein, whose translation MELVSFLSTISWIAILCFSFGFLLVVIEMFHPGFGIPGIFGAIFLIMGIVITAKSIMEALILVSIIIAVLGVALTLVLRSATKGRLSKILILRETQKKETGYTGSEDLQYFVGQQGITLTILRPAGIADFNGIKMDVVSEGEFIPKGEKVKIIKVEGRIIVVRKIF comes from the coding sequence ATGGAGCTGGTAAGTTTTTTGTCTACTATAAGTTGGATTGCCATATTGTGTTTTTCATTCGGATTTTTGCTGGTAGTTATAGAAATGTTTCATCCTGGGTTTGGAATACCAGGAATTTTCGGAGCTATATTTTTAATAATGGGCATAGTAATAACAGCAAAGAGTATTATGGAAGCATTGATTTTAGTTAGTATCATCATTGCAGTGTTAGGAGTAGCTCTTACTTTAGTCCTGAGATCTGCAACTAAAGGTAGACTTTCAAAAATACTGATTTTGCGAGAAACCCAAAAGAAAGAAACGGGATATACAGGCTCCGAGGATTTACAATATTTCGTGGGTCAACAGGGAATTACTCTTACAATTTTGAGACCAGCTGGTATCGCAGATTTTAATGGCATAAAAATGGATGTGGTTTCAGAAGGAGAATTTATACCAAAAGGTGAAAAGGTAAAGATCATAAAGGTAGAAGGAAGAATAATTGTAGTTAGAAAAATATTTTAA
- the floA gene encoding flotillin-like protein FloA (flotillin-like protein involved in membrane lipid rafts), translating into MNGPITVVVFLGILIIFLALFFSFVPVGLWISALAANVKVSIFNLVGMRLRRVQPKRIVFPLIKATKAGLEVSVNQLEAHYLAGGNVDQVVDALIAAHRADFKLPFERAAAIDLAGRDVLEAVKMSVNPKVIETPNVSGVAKDGIELLAKARVTVRANLERLIGGAGEATVIARVGEGIVTTVGTSTSHKEVLENPDAISKTVLAKGLDAGTAFEILSIDIADVDVGRNIGAQLQTLQAEADKNIAQAKAEERRAMAVAREQEMRAAVVEAEAEVPRAMAQALREGKLGVMDYYDMQNVISDTRMRESISKVGDKKDKKTSYGNPSDVKE; encoded by the coding sequence ATGAATGGTCCTATTACTGTAGTTGTATTTTTAGGAATACTCATAATTTTTTTAGCATTGTTTTTTAGTTTTGTACCAGTAGGTCTTTGGATTTCAGCATTAGCTGCAAATGTAAAGGTAAGTATTTTCAATTTAGTGGGAATGAGACTTAGAAGGGTTCAACCAAAAAGAATAGTTTTTCCATTAATAAAAGCAACAAAGGCAGGCCTGGAAGTTAGTGTAAATCAACTAGAAGCTCACTATTTAGCTGGTGGAAATGTAGATCAAGTGGTGGATGCACTTATTGCAGCTCATAGAGCAGATTTTAAATTACCATTTGAAAGAGCAGCAGCAATAGATCTTGCAGGTAGAGATGTACTTGAAGCTGTAAAAATGAGTGTTAATCCAAAGGTAATTGAAACACCTAATGTTTCAGGTGTTGCAAAAGATGGAATTGAACTTTTAGCAAAAGCAAGAGTAACAGTAAGGGCAAACTTAGAAAGATTAATAGGTGGAGCTGGTGAAGCTACAGTAATTGCTAGAGTTGGAGAAGGTATTGTAACTACAGTTGGTACATCTACTTCACATAAAGAAGTTTTGGAAAATCCAGATGCTATATCTAAAACAGTTTTAGCAAAAGGATTGGATGCAGGTACTGCATTTGAAATATTATCTATAGATATTGCTGATGTAGATGTTGGAAGAAATATAGGAGCACAACTCCAAACCCTTCAAGCAGAAGCAGATAAAAATATTGCCCAGGCAAAGGCAGAAGAAAGAAGAGCTATGGCAGTAGCAAGAGAGCAGGAAATGAGAGCTGCTGTAGTGGAAGCAGAAGCAGAAGTACCAAGAGCTATGGCTCAAGCTTTAAGAGAAGGAAAATTAGGAGTAATGGATTATTATGATATGCAAAATGTAATATCAGATACAAGAATGAGAGAATCTATATCTAAAGTTGGTGATAAAAAAGATAAAAAGACTTCATATGGCAATCCTAGTGATGTTAAGGAGTAA
- a CDS encoding LytR/AlgR family response regulator transcription factor: MELKVFIGDDEEGMRMVLKKAIEKIEGFKLVGEAADGEAVLSFVEEKHPEIIFLDVEMAKLNGVECAKRIMDINPRTIIIFVTAHDAYMSDAFQLYAFDYIVKPFKLDRIYQTLNRIKTLNDVQSEENMYKIIRHEKGLDKILIRNKDGISFVDMKDIVIIQREDRNTVIYTVDNSYITSEGMSELEERLDKSLFFRSHKSYIINLSMINKIYPYGRWTYIVKLKNTDKDALITHERYEMLKKMFSF; the protein is encoded by the coding sequence TTGGAACTTAAAGTTTTCATTGGAGACGATGAAGAAGGCATGAGAATGGTATTAAAAAAAGCCATTGAAAAAATAGAGGGATTTAAATTAGTAGGAGAGGCAGCTGATGGAGAAGCTGTTCTCTCCTTTGTAGAGGAAAAACATCCTGAAATTATATTTTTAGATGTGGAAATGGCAAAATTGAATGGGGTAGAATGTGCAAAGAGAATAATGGATATAAATCCAAGAACTATAATTATTTTTGTTACAGCACATGATGCATATATGTCTGATGCATTTCAACTTTATGCCTTTGATTATATTGTAAAGCCTTTTAAGTTGGATAGAATTTATCAAACTTTAAATCGAATAAAAACTTTAAATGATGTTCAAAGTGAAGAAAATATGTATAAGATAATTCGGCATGAAAAAGGACTAGATAAAATATTAATAAGGAATAAAGATGGCATAAGCTTTGTAGATATGAAGGACATAGTGATTATACAAAGAGAGGATAGGAATACTGTTATATATACAGTAGATAACTCTTATATTACTTCTGAAGGTATGAGTGAATTAGAAGAAAGATTGGATAAATCATTGTTTTTTAGAAGCCACAAGTCTTATATTATCAATTTGTCCATGATTAATAAAATATATCCTTATGGAAGATGGACGTATATAGTGAAATTAAAAAATACAGATAAGGATGCTCTTATTACTCATGAAAGATACGAAATGCTTAAAAAAATGTTTAGCTTTTAA
- a CDS encoding amino acid permease, whose protein sequence is MSKDNTGLNEELHRGLEERHIQLMALGGAIGVGLFLGSAAAIQTAGPALLLAYAGGGAILFFIMRALGEIAVEHPVAGSFSAYANEFIGPLAGYLTGWTYWFMWIVTCMAEVTAVGVYVNFWFPAIPQWLSALGAVVIMSIVNLTAVKAFGEFEFWFALIKVVTIVLMIIIGLVIIITGIGNKGVPIGISNLWNHGGFFAKGIKGPVMALVMVAFAFVGIELIGVTAGEAKNPEKTIPSAINKVFYRIMIFYVGALFVIMSLYPWNQIGTIGSPFVLTFSKLGIAAAAGIINFVVLTAALSSCNSGIFTTGRMLYNLSLQGSAPKSFGKLSKSQVPSNAILISAFFMLIGVFLNYVVPAKVFAYVTSIATFAGIFSWFIILLAQMKFRKSLTPEETKKLKFPMKGYPYANYISIAFLIFVLVVMCLSPDTLIAVIVGPIWLIILVAFYYGKGINKNNNTKSE, encoded by the coding sequence ATGAGCAAGGATAATACTGGCCTAAATGAAGAACTTCATCGTGGTTTAGAAGAGAGACATATTCAACTTATGGCTCTTGGTGGCGCAATTGGTGTTGGCTTATTCCTTGGATCTGCAGCAGCTATTCAAACAGCTGGTCCTGCACTCCTATTAGCTTATGCTGGTGGTGGGGCCATTTTATTCTTTATTATGCGTGCACTTGGAGAGATAGCAGTTGAACATCCTGTTGCTGGTTCATTTAGTGCTTATGCCAATGAATTTATTGGTCCTCTTGCTGGATACTTGACTGGATGGACCTATTGGTTTATGTGGATTGTTACTTGTATGGCTGAAGTTACTGCAGTAGGTGTTTATGTTAATTTCTGGTTTCCTGCCATTCCTCAATGGTTATCAGCCCTTGGTGCTGTTGTTATAATGTCTATAGTAAACTTAACAGCAGTTAAAGCCTTTGGAGAATTTGAATTCTGGTTCGCACTTATAAAAGTTGTTACTATTGTTCTTATGATTATTATAGGATTAGTTATTATTATTACTGGAATTGGCAATAAAGGTGTTCCTATTGGCATTTCAAACTTATGGAATCATGGTGGTTTTTTCGCCAAAGGAATAAAAGGTCCAGTTATGGCCTTAGTAATGGTTGCATTTGCTTTTGTTGGTATCGAGCTTATAGGTGTTACAGCTGGCGAAGCAAAAAATCCTGAAAAAACAATACCATCAGCTATTAATAAAGTTTTTTATAGAATAATGATATTTTATGTAGGTGCATTATTTGTAATTATGTCACTCTATCCTTGGAATCAAATAGGAACAATAGGCAGTCCATTTGTTTTAACATTTAGCAAATTGGGAATTGCTGCAGCGGCTGGTATTATAAATTTCGTTGTACTAACTGCAGCCCTATCTTCTTGTAACAGTGGTATTTTCACCACAGGTCGTATGCTTTACAATCTTTCTCTTCAAGGTTCAGCTCCAAAATCCTTTGGAAAACTTAGTAAATCACAAGTTCCTAGTAATGCAATTTTAATTTCTGCGTTTTTCATGCTTATAGGTGTTTTTCTTAACTATGTTGTTCCAGCTAAAGTATTTGCTTATGTTACGAGTATTGCAACTTTCGCAGGAATTTTTTCTTGGTTTATAATATTACTAGCTCAAATGAAATTTAGAAAATCTCTTACTCCTGAAGAAACAAAAAAATTAAAGTTTCCTATGAAGGGATATCCTTATGCAAACTACATTAGTATAGCATTTTTAATATTTGTGCTTGTAGTTATGTGCTTAAGTCCAGATACTTTAATCGCAGTTATTGTAGGACCAATTTGGCTTATAATACTAGTTGCCTTCTACTATGGAAAAGGTATAAATAAAAATAACAATACTAAATCTGAATAA
- a CDS encoding methionine ABC transporter ATP-binding protein encodes MITSIGLKKVYENKNIVLEDINFKVEKGDVYGLVGRSGAGKSTLLRCINGLTDYQDGSMKVNGHEVKDLNTKQIKEFRKNIGMIFQHFSLLERKSIYDNIALPMRCWKYSKKEIDSKVNELLELVELKDKAGVRPRNLSGGQKQRVAIARALTMNPSILLCDEATSALDPSTTNSILDLLSDINKKIGITIVLVTHEMSVIQRICNKVSILENGKIASQGTVKDIFLNQPPALKRLIGVENSELPEKGRNIRFMYRVEKLEGSELIVRIVNELNIKFSIMESSTQSYRNDKISTFVINIDDSNFNLVTNYLDKNKVEWMEIKNDGNEVRN; translated from the coding sequence TTGATAACTTCAATTGGATTGAAAAAAGTTTATGAAAATAAAAATATTGTATTAGAAGATATTAATTTTAAAGTTGAAAAAGGAGATGTTTATGGTCTTGTTGGCAGAAGTGGAGCTGGAAAATCAACACTTTTGAGATGTATTAATGGTTTAACAGATTATCAGGATGGAAGCATGAAGGTTAATGGTCATGAAGTTAAAGATTTAAACACAAAGCAGATAAAAGAATTTAGAAAAAATATTGGTATGATTTTTCAGCATTTTTCTTTATTAGAGAGAAAGAGTATTTATGATAACATTGCTTTGCCTATGAGATGTTGGAAGTATTCAAAAAAGGAAATTGACAGTAAGGTTAATGAACTACTTGAATTAGTGGAACTAAAAGATAAAGCTGGAGTAAGACCAAGAAACTTGAGTGGTGGTCAGAAGCAAAGAGTTGCAATTGCAAGGGCTTTGACCATGAATCCAAGTATTTTGTTGTGTGACGAAGCAACATCAGCACTTGATCCTAGTACAACAAACTCTATATTAGATTTGTTAAGCGATATAAATAAAAAAATTGGAATTACCATAGTATTAGTTACTCATGAAATGTCTGTTATTCAAAGAATTTGTAATAAAGTATCTATTTTAGAAAACGGCAAAATAGCTTCTCAAGGAACAGTTAAGGATATATTTTTAAATCAGCCACCAGCTCTAAAACGGTTAATAGGAGTTGAAAATAGTGAATTGCCTGAAAAAGGTAGAAATATACGATTTATGTACAGAGTTGAAAAATTAGAAGGTTCAGAATTAATTGTTAGAATTGTAAATGAACTGAATATCAAATTTTCTATTATGGAAAGTTCTACTCAATCATATAGAAATGATAAAATATCTACTTTTGTTATAAACATAGATGATAGTAATTTTAATTTAGTTACTAATTATTTAGATAAAAATAAAGTAGAATGGATGGAAATTAAAAATGATGGAAATGAGGTGAGAAATTGA
- a CDS encoding methionine ABC transporter permease encodes MSDYTLTEIINMLILPALGETVRMVFISGMLGTFLGFFVGIILVICDDNGLQPNKVIHRILDTVVNVIRSFPFVILMISIIPLTRIITGSSIGQAAAIVPLTMAITPFIARIFQSSFKEVDSSLIEAAKSFGASNKQIIFNVMLVEALPSIISGMSLAIINLLGATAMAGAIGAGGLGAVALTHGYQNFNQKIMYSIVVVLIVLVCLIQYSGDTLYKKLK; translated from the coding sequence TTGAGCGATTATACATTAACTGAAATTATTAATATGTTGATTTTACCAGCACTTGGAGAAACTGTAAGAATGGTTTTTATATCAGGTATGTTGGGAACCTTTTTAGGATTTTTCGTGGGGATCATTCTGGTAATTTGTGATGACAATGGACTTCAGCCTAATAAAGTTATTCATAGAATATTGGATACTGTAGTGAATGTAATTCGTTCTTTTCCATTTGTTATATTGATGATTTCTATTATTCCTTTAACAAGAATTATTACTGGAAGCTCTATAGGGCAAGCAGCAGCTATTGTTCCACTGACAATGGCAATTACACCATTTATTGCCCGTATTTTTCAAAGTAGTTTTAAAGAAGTGGATTCATCACTTATTGAAGCGGCAAAATCCTTTGGCGCTTCAAACAAGCAGATTATTTTCAATGTAATGTTAGTTGAAGCATTACCTTCAATAATTTCAGGTATGAGCCTAGCTATAATAAACTTGTTAGGTGCAACAGCAATGGCAGGAGCAATTGGAGCTGGAGGTTTAGGTGCAGTAGCTTTAACTCACGGCTATCAAAATTTTAATCAGAAAATTATGTATTCAATAGTTGTAGTATTAATTGTATTAGTATGTTTAATTCAATATAGTGGTGATACGCTTTATAAAAAATTGAAATAG
- a CDS encoding MetQ/NlpA family ABC transporter substrate-binding protein, which translates to MKKFMKLMLCMLVITTSMTACGKNNSTSKSADEKKSIKIGMRADSLDYGNEAAKVLKQKGYDVKVVTFNDSIGPDTALGEGSIDANIYQHEPYLQNYNKSNKTNFVMVKPKLWAPVFGMYSSKYKDYKELPDGATIGLCNDATNQSRGLNLLNEVGLIKLPADKKSPSIYDVKDNAAVNPKKFKFIEADMQTLPQSLKDVDCILLAATHMVNAGLDASKYIASPKDNETYAVGVVVKNGDENKKWVKDLNEAYRTEGIKELLKKKAKGTLIPLF; encoded by the coding sequence ATGAAAAAATTTATGAAGCTAATGTTATGTATGTTAGTGATTACAACATCAATGACAGCATGTGGAAAAAATAATTCTACAAGCAAATCAGCGGATGAAAAGAAGTCAATCAAAATTGGAATGAGGGCAGACTCTCTAGATTATGGAAATGAAGCTGCTAAAGTACTTAAACAGAAGGGCTATGATGTTAAAGTTGTTACTTTTAATGATAGTATTGGACCAGATACTGCTTTAGGTGAAGGAAGCATTGATGCAAACATATATCAGCATGAACCATACTTACAAAATTACAATAAATCTAATAAGACAAATTTTGTTATGGTTAAGCCTAAACTTTGGGCTCCTGTTTTTGGCATGTACTCTAGTAAGTATAAAGATTATAAGGAACTTCCAGATGGTGCTACTATTGGTCTTTGCAATGATGCTACAAATCAATCAAGAGGTCTGAATTTATTAAACGAAGTTGGATTGATAAAACTTCCTGCTGATAAAAAATCACCATCAATTTATGATGTTAAAGATAATGCTGCTGTTAATCCAAAGAAATTTAAATTTATAGAAGCAGATATGCAAACACTTCCACAATCTTTGAAGGATGTAGATTGTATTTTGCTAGCAGCTACTCATATGGTAAATGCAGGCTTAGATGCATCTAAATATATTGCAAGTCCAAAAGATAATGAAACATATGCAGTTGGAGTTGTTGTAAAAAACGGTGATGAAAATAAAAAATGGGTTAAAGATTTAAATGAAGCATATAGAACAGAAGGAATTAAAGAATTATTAAAAAAGAAAGCAAAAGGAACTTTGATACCTCTATTCTAG
- a CDS encoding uroporphyrinogen decarboxylase family protein has product MQYDEMTPKERALAINSGQPVDRIQCCPLMGEVGAKFIGVKISKLCFDYKLMVDTEVNSYKTFGFDGAGIGPNLFGIAEAMGTTLAYPDNDMPYIDIPFLKNHDDIKKLIPVNPHKDGRLPLFLEACKIINEKIGSEVGVSSGLGGPFTTAASLRGTDVFLRDIIKNPEWVHKLLEISTESIFNYIDAVSDIGIKPSLAEPVASLTVISPKQFRAFVKPYLKKCVDKIIERWGSGPSIHICGNTKGIWEDIADTGVQVISVDNIVDMEDVKNSVGNRAIIMGNVKPIDTVCFGGKEEIFNEVKECIKKSYNSPKGFILSTGCKIPMKTSKENVELFMQAARTYGKYPINPKILD; this is encoded by the coding sequence ATGCAATATGATGAAATGACTCCTAAAGAAAGAGCGTTAGCCATAAATTCTGGACAACCAGTTGATCGAATTCAATGCTGTCCATTAATGGGGGAAGTAGGCGCAAAATTTATAGGTGTGAAAATAAGCAAACTTTGTTTTGATTATAAGTTGATGGTGGATACAGAAGTAAATTCTTACAAAACATTTGGTTTTGATGGTGCTGGTATTGGTCCAAATTTATTTGGCATTGCAGAAGCTATGGGTACAACCTTAGCTTACCCTGACAATGATATGCCCTATATAGACATACCATTCTTAAAAAATCATGATGATATAAAAAAACTTATTCCTGTAAATCCACATAAAGATGGCAGATTACCATTATTTTTAGAAGCTTGTAAAATAATTAATGAAAAGATAGGCTCTGAAGTTGGAGTTTCAAGTGGCCTTGGTGGTCCTTTCACCACTGCAGCTTCTTTAAGAGGAACTGATGTTTTTTTAAGGGATATTATAAAAAATCCTGAGTGGGTACATAAACTTTTGGAAATTTCCACTGAAAGCATATTTAACTATATTGATGCTGTCAGTGACATAGGTATAAAACCAAGCCTTGCAGAACCTGTTGCTTCACTTACTGTCATAAGTCCAAAACAATTTAGAGCCTTTGTAAAACCATATTTAAAAAAATGTGTTGATAAAATAATTGAACGCTGGGGAAGTGGTCCATCTATTCACATCTGTGGCAATACAAAAGGAATATGGGAAGACATAGCAGATACAGGTGTCCAAGTAATTAGTGTTGATAATATAGTTGATATGGAAGATGTAAAAAATTCAGTTGGTAATAGGGCAATAATAATGGGGAATGTTAAACCAATTGATACAGTATGTTTTGGGGGAAAAGAAGAAATTTTTAATGAAGTAAAAGAATGTATTAAAAAATCCTATAATAGCCCAAAAGGATTTATATTGAGTACAGGTTGTAAGATTCCTATGAAAACTTCAAAAGAAAATGTGGAACTATTTATGCAGGCCGCAAGGACCTATGGTAAATACCCTATTAATCCTAAAATTTTAGATTAA
- a CDS encoding C40 family peptidase: MNSLFKKSILALTMSIVLTTTAYAEPVENNANNGNTTVENLLINIEKLDNEIETVMKQTDDNNKQIAATEASIKTTEKELQDAEANLNNQKNLFNKRVKSMYINGFDGYLNVLLQSKDIGDLLSSTDTLVRLINLNENTINKYKQNKDLVNTKKDTLVSKNNTLYALKTDNEKKLTQLNSAKESQQKLLIEAQAAENSYSTSDESAISDAFKYINSIKGKANSTSPSDTDSVIAYAASFLGTPYVWGGTSPKPGFDCSGFTQYVCAHFGVSIGRTTYDQIKNGTEVPRNSLKPGDLILFGTASDPHHVGMYIGFGAYIHAPHTGDVIKISPLNRSDYLTARRVLTK; encoded by the coding sequence TTGAATTCCTTATTTAAAAAATCTATTTTAGCATTAACAATGTCCATAGTACTCACTACTACGGCATATGCTGAACCAGTTGAAAACAATGCTAATAATGGAAACACTACTGTAGAAAATCTACTAATTAACATTGAAAAACTTGATAATGAAATAGAGACTGTAATGAAACAAACGGATGATAATAATAAGCAAATAGCTGCTACTGAAGCAAGTATTAAGACTACTGAAAAAGAATTGCAAGATGCTGAAGCTAATCTTAATAATCAAAAAAATCTTTTCAATAAAAGAGTAAAATCAATGTATATAAATGGATTTGATGGTTATTTAAATGTGCTTCTTCAATCTAAAGATATTGGAGATTTACTTTCAAGCACTGATACACTTGTAAGATTGATAAATCTAAATGAGAATACTATTAATAAGTACAAGCAAAATAAAGACTTAGTAAATACTAAAAAGGATACTTTAGTTTCAAAAAACAATACATTATATGCATTAAAAACTGACAATGAGAAAAAGCTAACTCAATTAAATAGTGCTAAAGAATCTCAGCAAAAACTTTTAATTGAAGCTCAAGCTGCAGAAAATTCATATTCAACTAGTGATGAATCAGCTATCTCAGATGCTTTTAAATATATTAACAGTATAAAGGGTAAAGCTAACTCAACTTCTCCTTCTGATACAGATTCAGTTATAGCTTATGCTGCTAGCTTTTTAGGAACTCCATATGTATGGGGTGGAACCTCACCAAAACCAGGCTTTGATTGCTCTGGCTTCACACAATATGTGTGTGCACATTTTGGAGTATCCATTGGCAGAACTACTTACGATCAAATAAAGAATGGTACAGAAGTACCTAGGAATTCTTTAAAACCTGGAGATTTAATTTTATTTGGAACTGCTAGTGACCCTCACCATGTAGGTATGTACATAGGCTTTGGAGCCTATATTCACGCTCCACATACAGGAGATGTTATTAAAATTTCCCCTTTAAACAGGAGTGATTATTTAACTGCAAGAAGAGTTCTTACTAAGTAA
- a CDS encoding methyltetrahydrofolate cobalamin methyltransferase: MLIIGELINTSRKLIREAVEKKDGEYIKQIAKAQEEAGATYIDVNCGTCIETEIETMEWLVDNILQVTSLPLCIDSPNPLALQAGLKKAVNGKSMINSITGETPRWNAVLPLVKEFDTKIIALCIDDGGMPKTNEDRIRIADYIITKLTGEGINIDDIYIDPLIKPVSAGQKNGIEVLQAIQCIMETHPGVHTTCGLSNISYSLPARKVLNRLFMVQTMARGMDSYIMDPTNKEMRAALLASQTLLGQDRFSRKFLKGFREGLYD; this comes from the coding sequence ATGTTAATTATTGGAGAATTGATAAATACAAGTAGAAAGCTTATAAGAGAAGCTGTTGAAAAAAAAGATGGGGAGTATATAAAACAAATTGCAAAGGCACAGGAAGAAGCTGGAGCAACATATATTGATGTAAATTGTGGTACGTGTATAGAAACTGAGATTGAAACCATGGAATGGTTAGTGGACAATATACTTCAAGTTACTAGTTTACCATTATGTATAGATAGTCCTAATCCATTGGCTTTACAAGCAGGATTAAAAAAGGCTGTAAATGGTAAATCAATGATTAATTCCATAACTGGTGAAACTCCAAGGTGGAATGCAGTATTACCTTTAGTAAAGGAATTTGATACAAAAATAATAGCTTTATGTATTGATGATGGTGGAATGCCAAAGACAAATGAAGATAGAATTAGAATAGCAGATTATATAATTACAAAATTAACTGGAGAAGGAATTAATATTGATGATATATATATAGATCCACTTATAAAACCAGTGAGTGCAGGACAAAAAAATGGAATAGAGGTATTACAAGCAATTCAGTGCATTATGGAAACTCATCCAGGGGTACACACTACTTGTGGATTAAGCAATATATCTTATAGCTTGCCTGCAAGAAAAGTATTAAATAGATTATTTATGGTACAAACTATGGCACGTGGAATGGATTCTTATATAATGGATCCAACAAATAAAGAAATGAGAGCTGCATTACTTGCATCTCAAACATTGTTAGGACAGGATAGATTTTCAAGAAAATTTTTAAAAGGATTCCGTGAAGGATTATATGATTAA
- a CDS encoding DUF1638 domain-containing protein, with translation MNTVIVACRTITDELNMAIKETSCKYPVLWIESGLHTNTESLRKRIQEELDHISNVEQVLLGFGYCGNALIGLKSSNYRMIFPKVDDCVALLLGSCERRKKISEEEGTYFLTKGWLDFENNIWAEYKETVRRHGKDRADRVYEIILKNYKRLGVINTNTFPIEDFLRKTDEIAKDLKLRQEVIPGTLSYIKKLLTGPWNDEFVVMNPNETITLKHVYDNAEIGQHCKCDCDNFNLNSKGREDEVR, from the coding sequence GTGAACACTGTTATTGTGGCATGTAGAACTATTACAGATGAATTAAATATGGCTATAAAGGAAACAAGCTGCAAATATCCTGTATTATGGATAGAATCAGGTCTGCATACAAATACTGAGTCGTTAAGAAAACGTATTCAAGAAGAGCTTGATCACATATCAAATGTTGAACAAGTGCTTTTAGGTTTTGGGTATTGTGGCAATGCATTAATTGGTTTGAAATCATCAAATTATAGAATGATTTTTCCAAAAGTAGATGATTGTGTTGCTTTGTTACTAGGTTCCTGTGAAAGAAGAAAAAAAATTTCAGAGGAAGAAGGTACTTATTTTCTTACTAAGGGTTGGTTAGATTTTGAAAATAATATATGGGCTGAATACAAAGAAACTGTAAGACGTCATGGGAAAGATAGGGCAGATAGGGTGTATGAAATAATTTTAAAGAATTATAAAAGGTTAGGGGTTATTAATACTAATACTTTTCCAATTGAAGATTTTTTGAGAAAAACTGATGAAATTGCTAAAGATTTAAAATTGAGACAAGAAGTGATTCCTGGAACTTTAAGTTACATTAAAAAACTTTTAACTGGACCATGGAATGATGAATTTGTAGTGATGAATCCAAATGAAACTATTACATTGAAACATGTATATGATAATGCTGAAATAGGGCAGCATTGTAAGTGTGATTGTGATAATTTTAACCTCAATTCTAAAGGAAGGGAGGATGAGGTTAGATGA
- a CDS encoding CobW family GTP-binding protein, translated as MNLIIFSGFLGSGKTSLILSLAHFIVENQTSKETNLVIIENEVGDIGIDDKVLKSGGFSVRELFSGCICCQLTSDLIITLNDIKEKINPKWVIIETTGLAYPGKILGNLNKYGKGIDSIKTVTVVDAERFYELRTVAPVLIENQISEGESILINKVDLTENSELEIIENDVKHLNEKADIYRVSASKNVDDCMWKKVVEISE; from the coding sequence ATGAATTTAATTATTTTTAGTGGATTTCTTGGATCAGGTAAAACGAGTTTAATACTTTCTTTAGCTCATTTTATTGTTGAAAATCAAACATCAAAGGAAACTAATTTGGTAATTATTGAAAATGAAGTTGGAGACATAGGCATTGATGATAAGGTACTTAAATCTGGAGGTTTCAGTGTTAGAGAGTTATTTTCAGGATGCATTTGTTGCCAACTTACATCTGACTTAATAATTACTCTAAATGATATAAAAGAAAAAATTAACCCTAAATGGGTAATTATTGAAACTACTGGACTAGCTTATCCAGGTAAAATATTAGGAAATTTAAATAAGTATGGAAAAGGAATAGACAGTATAAAAACTGTAACTGTAGTTGATGCGGAACGTTTTTATGAATTAAGAACTGTAGCTCCTGTACTTATAGAAAATCAAATATCTGAAGGAGAGTCAATACTCATAAATAAAGTTGATTTAACTGAGAATTCAGAACTAGAGATTATAGAGAATGATGTAAAACACCTTAATGAAAAGGCTGACATATATAGAGTATCTGCAAGTAAGAATGTAGATGACTGTATGTGGAAAAAGGTGGTGGAAATCAGTGAATGA